TTTCAGCGCCTTGTCGGAGGCAAGCTCGATGCCGGCGATGCCCTTGCCGTCGGGATTGACCTGGCCGAGCACCTGCCCGGCCAGCTGGTTCATCGGATAGAACCGGCGCACCTCGGTGCGGAAGCCGAGGCCTTCCAGCTTCAGGTCCATCACGCCCTGGCGCTGGTTCGGCGTCAGGCCGCGCTTGACCCAGACGAATTTCAGCGACTTGTCGGCCAGCTTTTCGCGCAGGTTGTCGCTCGCGACATCCGGGAAGGTTTTCACCAGGCCGTTGTAGATTTCCTCCGGGTCCCAGACGAGGCTCGGATTCACGAACAGGGACGACGTCTCGACATTGGTGGCGAGCAGCGTCCCGTTGCGGTCAAGGATCGAGGCGCGCAGCGCCGCCGGTTTGACTTCGGCGACTTTCACCTCGCCTTTGTCCGGCACGCCGCTCAGCGCCAGGTATCCGCCTCGCCCGGCCATGACGACAAACAGCCCGCAGAGCACCAGCCCTGCCAGCCGCGTCCGGTCGCGCGAGGCTTCGCTCATGGCGTGGCCTCCGGGGCGGGTTTGTCCGCCTGCGGATCAGTGCCGGTGACCATGGCGTCGCTCGGCGGGCCGACGATCTTGTCAAGGTCATCCTCGTCAACGATCTGGTCGGCCTTCGGCGGCACCATGCCGAGTTCCTTGCGCGCGTACTCCTCGAGCGCATCGCTGCGGCTCATATGGGCGAGCTCGGTTTCGAGCACCGCCTTCTCCTTTTGCGCCTGCTCGATCTCGGCTTCGACCGCCATCAGCTCGGCCTGCGTATCGCGGGCGCCGTACTTGGCGCGGTAAAGACTGAAAACGAGCAGGGCCGCGACCAGCAACCCGAAGAAAAATGCACGCCGGCTCATGAGGAAACCTCCAGCTCAGATATCGGCGGCAGGTCCATTCCGTCGTCCGCCGGACTCGCAAAAGCAGCCGCCTGTGTCCGGCGCGCTGCCCGCAGTCTTGCAGAGCGTGCCCGTGGATTGGTTTCCACTTCGTTTTCAGATGGTTGCAGCGCCTTGTTTGTAATCTGCTCGAAGCTCGGCGCCCTGGTCTTGGCCATCAGCGGAATGTGGCGCGAGCCGGCCGGCACGCCGCCGGCGCGCTCGCGCAGCCATTGCTTCACCAGCCGGTCTTCGAGCGAGTGGAACGAGACGACCACCAGCCGCCCGCCCGGCTTCAGCACCTTCTCGGCGGCGGCGAGGCCGCGCGCGAGTTCGCCAAGCTCGTCATTGACGTACATGCGGATCGCCTGGAACGTCTGCGTCGCAGGATGCATCTTGGCTCCCCGGCGCCCGCCGACGGCGGCCTCCACCAGGGCCGCAAGATCTGCCGTTGTTTCAAAGGGTTGCGAGGCGCGCCGCTCGACGATCGACCGGGCGATACGGCGCGCGTTGCGCTCCTCGCCGAGCCGGAAGATGATGTTGGCGAGGTCGCGCTCGGCCATCCGGTTGACCACATCGGACGCCGCCGGCCCGGACGCGCCCATGCGCATGTCCAGCGGGCCGTCCTTCATGAACGAGAAGCCCCGTTCCGACTCGTCGATCTGGAAACTGGACACGCCGATATCCAGCACCACGCCGTCGACCTGCGGGTGACCGGCCTGCTCAAGCAGGGTGTCCATGTCGCCAAATCGTCCGAGCAGGGGCACCAGCCGCGGATTTTCCGCAGCCAATGCCTCCGCCCGGACAATCGCGTCGAGGTCCCGGTCGATGCCGAGCACCTTGCAATTTGCAGCCTTCAGGATGGCGCGCGTGTAGCCGCCGCCGCCGAACGTGCCATCGGCAATCACGTCGCCGTCCGCCGGCGCCAGCGTCTGGAGCACTTCGCCCAGCATCACGGGTAGGTGGCCGGGCGCAGCCGGCGGGCGGGCAGGTGTGCGGGCGGCCATCATCCGGCCTCCCCGCGCGAGGCAGCCGCACGGCGCCGGCGCACTTCGCGGTAGGCCGCATGGAAGGCGTCAAGGGTTTCAGGCTGCTGCGCGACGCCGGTCTGGCGCGCGCGGTGGGCTTCGAACCGGGCGGGATCCCAGATCTTGAAGCTCTCGATCGCGCCGGTGAACCGGATGCGGCCCGAGATGCCCGCCGCCTCGCAGAACTCGTCCGGCAGCTTGATGCGGCCGGTATCATCGATCTTCAGGTCAGCCGACCCGGCGATCACCGAAGTGACGAAGGCTTCGCGAACCGGGGATTGCAGGGGAAGCTCCGCCAGGGTCTCGGCGTAGAGCTCCATCAGCGCCTCGCCGCCGCCCTCCAGGGCGCCCGAGCCGTCGGGGGCTATCCAGATGAAAACGCGGGAGTTTCCACCCAGCGCAGCGCGAAAGGGAGCCGGGATCGAAACCCGCCCTTTTGCGTCAATAGCGCCCTCATAGGTGGAATAAAACACCCGACCGTCCTGTTCTGGATTTGCCTCAACCCCGCCATGGGTAAACCATGTGTAAACGTGGACTATCATGGGCACGTATGGGCCTCAATGGGCGCTTCGAGCGAATCGGGATTTCCACACAAGTCCAATAAGAGAACAAAAAGCGGTCATCGGCGGAACTGGTTGTACACGGACGATGGGATCGCGTGGGAAGGGAGAAATTTCCGCCGCCTTTTCCAGGACTTGCAGCCGTGTGTGGCCCTGCGGCATCGGTGCCTCCCGAAGCAGAGAATCTACCCGGACGCGCATTCAACCTTACCAGCCCGCAATGTCGCTGCCCAAAAATCAGCCGCCCCTGCGGCGTCCTGGACGCATAAAGGGAATTGATTGTTCTGCGCCCGCGCATAGATACAACCTATGTCACTTCCCACCCTGCGCCAGCTCCAGTTCCTCGTCGCCCTCGGCGAAACCGGCTCGTTCTCACGCGCCGCCGAGGCCTGCCATGTCACCCAGCCGACGCTGTCGGCCGGCATCAAGGAGCTGGAAGACATGTTCGGCGTGGCACTGGCCGAGCGCGAGGCGCGCGGCGCGTCCCTCACCCATGCCGGCGAAATCGCGGCGGCGCGCGCCTCTGCCCTGCTCGCCGACGCGCACGCCCTCGTGCAGGCGGTCACCACGTCCGGCGCGCTGTTTTCGGGGCCTTTCAACCTCGGCGCCATCCCGACCATTGCGCCCTTCGTCCTGCCGCAGACTGTCAGCCTGCTGACGAAGCGTTACCCGGACCTCAAGCTCTACCTGACCGAAGACCGCACCAGCCGCCTCGTCGACCAGCTGAAGGCACGCACACTCGACGCCGCCTTCATCGCCCTGCCCTGGGACGCGCCCGGCATCGAGACGCTGCCCTTGTTCGACGACGAATTCCTGCTGGCCGCGCCGGCTGCCCACCCGCTTGCCCGCAAGAACGGCCTGTCGCCGGAAGACCTGAAGGACGAGGACCTGCTGCTGCTCGAGGACGGGCACTGCCTGCGCGAGCATGCGCTGTCGGTCTGCCGCCTTAAGGGCGGCGCCGGCCGCGAACAGGTCGCGGCCACCTCGCTCGGCACGCTGGTCAACATGGTGGCCGGCGGCCTCGGCGTCTCGCTGATCCCGCGCCTGGCCGCCGACAATGGCCTGACGCTCGGCCCGGACGTCGCCGTGCGCGCCTTTGTCACCCCGATCATCGGCCGGCAGGTCGGCATCGCGTGGAAAGCCGGCAGCCCGCGCGCCGCCGAAGCCCGCCAGCTGGGCGAACTCGTGCGCGACCAGCTGCGCCGCGCGCCGGCCGCCTGAAGGCGCGTCTCCGCCGCCACACCGGGAAAAATTCGGCGCGAGGGGCTTACGGCGCGGCCCGAACCGGGCGTAAGTCGCCCGGCGCCAACAGGGCGCGGGACGGCAGCACGCATGAAGCTCAGTGACTCCTGGCGGGCAACCCTCGCGGCCGGCGCGGTCAACCTCGTGCTGGGCGCCAACCTGCCCTACCTGCCGGTCTGGATGGAGGAGGTCGCCGGCATGTCGGGCGCCGAGATCGCCGGCGCCGGCACGCTCGCCATCCTGATCCGCATCATCACCGGCCCGCTCTCGGCCGGGATCGCGCAGGACCACGGCCTGCGGGGCACGCTCGCCACCGTCATGGCCATCGCGCTCGGCGGCTATGTGCTTCTCTTCCCGGACTCGCCGCGCGCCGTGGATTTCTTCCTCTGCGTGCTGGTCTACAGCGCGATGAACCTTGTCGGCCCGCTGTTCGAGGCGGTCCTCGTCTATGGCACGCGCTATGGCCGGCCGGACTATGGCGAGGGCCGCGCGCTGGCGTCGGTGGCGTTCGTGATGGCGAACCTCGCGGGCGGCGCCGTGCTGGGGGCATGGGGCGCCGACTGGGTACTGGTCTACCTGATCGCCGCCTCGGTGATCGCATCCATTGGCCCGCTGCTGACCAAGCGCGGCGCGCGCTCCGTGCTCGCCCGGCGCAGCCTGTTCTCGACCTTCACGCAGGCCTTCGCGATGTACCGTCAGGCCGGCGTCTTCATCTACATCTTCGCGGCGGCGCTGATCCAGGCGAGCCATGCCGCCTATTATTCCTTCGCGTCGAACGTCTGGATCGCGCAGGGCATCGATGGCGGCCATATCGGCGCGTTGTGGGCGACCGGCGTGGCCGGCGAGATCCTGCTGCTCGCCTTCTCGCGCCAGCTCCTGAAGAACACCACCGCCTACCTGCTGCTCTGGCTCGGCGGCTTCGGCGCGCTCGTGCGCTGGACAGCGGCGGGTTTCGTGCTGCCAGTGGAGGCGGTCTACGGGTTCCAGCTGCTGCACGCGGCGAGTTTCGCGCTGACGCATATCGGCACGATGCGCTTCCTGCAGGCGAACCTGCCTGACGAACAACTGCCCCTCGCCTACGCAGCCAATGGCGCGCTGGTATTCGGCCCGGCGATGGCGATTGCGGGTCTCGCCTCCGGCCTCGCCTACGACCTCCTCGCGCCGGGCGGCATCGAGGCGCAGACGCGGATCTACTGGCTGATGGTGCTGGTCACGCTGGCGGGCCTCGGCTTCACCTGGTTGGCCCGGCCCGTGACGCGCCCGGCGAGCGCCGACGCGGCCTGACCGGTCACACCCGCGCAAACAGTCCGTCATAGGAACGCACCATCAGCGCGTCGTCGACGGCGAGTTCCGCTTCGAACCCGGCGGCCACGCCGAGGTCGACATAGCGCCAGACGCCGGGCGCCACCGGCACGTAGCGCTGGCGCGAAGCCCGCACGCTGAGATCCAGCGCATTGACGTAGAGCGCGGTGAGTTCACCGCCGGTCTCTCCCAGCATGCGCAGCGCGAGGCTGTTGCAGAACGGCGTGGCCGACACGTCGATCTCGTCGCAGGCTGCAAGGTCCGACCGGGCGGCGCCGTCGACGATCCAGGCCTCGGGCAGGCGTTCGATGGTCATGCGGCGCTGGCTGGTCATGTCGCGCCGGTCGATCACCAGTGAACGAGTGCGCCACGCACGATCAAGCTGCCAGTCGAGGCGCAGCTCGAGGGGGAATTCGCCCGCACTCAGCAGGCTGGTGCGCACGCCGATGCCGGAATGGCCGTGCGTGACCCAGGTCACCTCCAGCCCGTCCCGGTCCAGTCTTCGCCAGCAGAAAGTGTGTCGCATCGCGGTCCAACGCGCCCCTGCCGTGTTCGTTGCCCCAAGGGCGGACAGGGCCGCTTGACTCGCATGATATATAACATGTTATATATCATGTATCGATGAGGGAGGCGTCCTTGGCGCGCGATGTTTTGGCAGAGATGGGATACTTGGCGTTGGGCAGCCGCCTGAAGCGCCTCGCTGAGCGGATGCAGGCGGACGCGACACGCGCCTTCGCCGAGCGCGGCGTACCGGTACAGGCCACGCATTTCCCGCTGCTGGCGGCACTGACCACCTATGGG
The genomic region above belongs to Acidobacteriota bacterium and contains:
- a CDS encoding LysR family transcriptional regulator encodes the protein MSLPTLRQLQFLVALGETGSFSRAAEACHVTQPTLSAGIKELEDMFGVALAEREARGASLTHAGEIAAARASALLADAHALVQAVTTSGALFSGPFNLGAIPTIAPFVLPQTVSLLTKRYPDLKLYLTEDRTSRLVDQLKARTLDAAFIALPWDAPGIETLPLFDDEFLLAAPAAHPLARKNGLSPEDLKDEDLLLLEDGHCLREHALSVCRLKGGAGREQVAATSLGTLVNMVAGGLGVSLIPRLAADNGLTLGPDVAVRAFVTPIIGRQVGIAWKAGSPRAAEARQLGELVRDQLRRAPAA
- a CDS encoding MFS transporter, encoding MKLSDSWRATLAAGAVNLVLGANLPYLPVWMEEVAGMSGAEIAGAGTLAILIRIITGPLSAGIAQDHGLRGTLATVMAIALGGYVLLFPDSPRAVDFFLCVLVYSAMNLVGPLFEAVLVYGTRYGRPDYGEGRALASVAFVMANLAGGAVLGAWGADWVLVYLIAASVIASIGPLLTKRGARSVLARRSLFSTFTQAFAMYRQAGVFIYIFAAALIQASHAAYYSFASNVWIAQGIDGGHIGALWATGVAGEILLLAFSRQLLKNTTAYLLLWLGGFGALVRWTAAGFVLPVEAVYGFQLLHAASFALTHIGTMRFLQANLPDEQLPLAYAANGALVFGPAMAIAGLASGLAYDLLAPGGIEAQTRIYWLMVLVTLAGLGFTWLARPVTRPASADAA
- a CDS encoding division/cell wall cluster transcriptional repressor MraZ — encoded protein: MIVHVYTWFTHGGVEANPEQDGRVFYSTYEGAIDAKGRVSIPAPFRAALGGNSRVFIWIAPDGSGALEGGGEALMELYAETLAELPLQSPVREAFVTSVIAGSADLKIDDTGRIKLPDEFCEAAGISGRIRFTGAIESFKIWDPARFEAHRARQTGVAQQPETLDAFHAAYREVRRRRAAASRGEAG
- a CDS encoding putative glycolipid-binding domain-containing protein — its product is MRHTFCWRRLDRDGLEVTWVTHGHSGIGVRTSLLSAGEFPLELRLDWQLDRAWRTRSLVIDRRDMTSQRRMTIERLPEAWIVDGAARSDLAACDEIDVSATPFCNSLALRMLGETGGELTALYVNALDLSVRASRQRYVPVAPGVWRYVDLGVAAGFEAELAVDDALMVRSYDGLFARV
- the rsmH gene encoding 16S rRNA (cytosine(1402)-N(4))-methyltransferase RsmH, which translates into the protein MAARTPARPPAAPGHLPVMLGEVLQTLAPADGDVIADGTFGGGGYTRAILKAANCKVLGIDRDLDAIVRAEALAAENPRLVPLLGRFGDMDTLLEQAGHPQVDGVVLDIGVSSFQIDESERGFSFMKDGPLDMRMGASGPAASDVVNRMAERDLANIIFRLGEERNARRIARSIVERRASQPFETTADLAALVEAAVGGRRGAKMHPATQTFQAIRMYVNDELGELARGLAAAEKVLKPGGRLVVVSFHSLEDRLVKQWLRERAGGVPAGSRHIPLMAKTRAPSFEQITNKALQPSENEVETNPRARSARLRAARRTQAAAFASPADDGMDLPPISELEVSS
- the ftsL gene encoding cell division protein FtsL; its protein translation is MSRRAFFFGLLVAALLVFSLYRAKYGARDTQAELMAVEAEIEQAQKEKAVLETELAHMSRSDALEEYARKELGMVPPKADQIVDEDDLDKIVGPPSDAMVTGTDPQADKPAPEATP